A single Paenibacillus kribbensis DNA region contains:
- the comER gene encoding late competence protein ComER — translation MKVGFIGTGSMGSLLIESFIQSNALKPQQISASNRTHSKVAELARRYPGLHAAQSNRETAAESDILFICVKPLESKAVTDEIRNVITEEQIVVSITSPVQVRILEHALKAKVSKIIPSITHQVGSGASLCIHGSRITEEDRSLLEELMSHISRPIRVKESYTRITSDFSSCGPAFLAFFMDQWIQAAVQATGIDRTELGALTGEMMIGTGKLLTEGGMTPAELQARVAVPGGITAEALALLDSSLHSVFPKLIRATHNKYEEDMQKVNVSFGSKPINRQQY, via the coding sequence ATGAAAGTTGGATTTATCGGGACTGGCAGCATGGGAAGTCTGCTGATTGAGTCTTTTATTCAATCCAATGCACTTAAGCCACAGCAAATATCAGCAAGCAATCGAACGCATTCCAAGGTAGCCGAGCTGGCCCGTCGTTATCCAGGTTTGCATGCAGCCCAAAGCAACCGTGAAACGGCAGCGGAAAGCGATATTTTGTTTATCTGCGTGAAGCCGCTGGAATCAAAAGCCGTAACGGATGAAATACGCAACGTCATTACAGAAGAGCAAATCGTCGTATCTATCACAAGTCCGGTGCAGGTACGTATTTTGGAGCATGCACTGAAAGCCAAAGTGTCCAAAATTATTCCGAGCATCACCCACCAGGTGGGAAGCGGAGCCTCACTATGCATCCATGGCAGCCGGATTACAGAGGAGGACCGCTCCCTTCTGGAAGAGCTTATGTCTCACATTAGCAGGCCGATTCGAGTCAAAGAATCTTATACGCGGATCACGTCGGATTTCTCCAGTTGCGGACCTGCTTTCCTGGCCTTTTTTATGGACCAGTGGATTCAAGCAGCCGTTCAAGCCACAGGTATAGACCGTACGGAGCTAGGTGCCCTGACTGGTGAAATGATGATCGGCACAGGAAAGCTGCTCACGGAAGGCGGGATGACACCAGCCGAGTTGCAGGCCAGGGTAGCGGTTCCCGGAGGTATTACCGCCGAAGCCCTTGCACTGCTGGACAGCAGCCTGCATAGTGTCTTTCCTAAACTGATACGGGCTACACACAACAAGTATGAGGAGGACATGCAAAAGGTAAATGTCTCCTTCGGCTCAAAGCCGATTAACCGGCAACAATATTAA